The Couchioplanes caeruleus sequence ACCCGACACGGGGGACACATGAACTCTCGCTTCAACCTCTTGGTTCGCGCCGCGGCTGCGTCGACGCTGGCCGCCGGTGCATTCGCCGCGTTCGGCGCCCCGGCCCGTGCGGCTGACAACGTCGCGGATCTGCAGCTGACGATCACCGGCACGAAGGTCGCGGCAACGAGTTCGGGCAAGTTCGTCAAGGCGACGATCAAGAACCACGGGCCGAACACCGCCGTCGGTACGGCCATCTACTTCGCCAACGACGATCTGGACAGCAGCAAAGTCCAGCTCGAGGTGCCGGACGCCGAGTCCTGCGAGAACGAGGGCAAGAGCTTCGTGTGCATCATCGGCGACATCGCCTCCGGCGAGTCGCTCGATCTGCCGATCAAGCTGACCCGCAAGGGCGGCACCGGCGCGGCCGGCAAGCTGTTCGCCGCGGTGGCGCACGAGGGCATTGACAACAAGGAAGGCAACAACGTCACCGCTCGTGGCGTCGATGTCGAGGTCGGTGTCAGCGGGCCGGACCTGTACGCCGTCGCCGCGGATGTGGCATCGGACAACAACGGCGGCAAGAAGCTGGTGGCGCCCGGTAGCGTCGCCGAACTGACGTTCGAGGTCGGCAATCAGGGCGATGTGGCCGTCGAGGGTTTCCACTTCGACATCCATCTGCCGGAGTACGTCAGTTTCGCCGAGGAACTCGACGGCTGTGCCTACGACGCTGCGAAGACCGTGGCCACGTGCAGGTACGACGAGCTTCCGCTGGTGCCGGTGGACCAGGACGTGGCCGACGACGACCAGATCTTCTCGGCCATCGCCGGTGCAACCGACATCAAGGTCGCGGCTGACGCGCCGTCGCCGAAGGACCTCACCGGCACGGTGAAGGTGAAGGCGATCATCGGCGACGCTGGCGCCGCGGCCGGACCCGTCGCACCCGAGGCCGTGACGGAGCTACCCGAGGGCATCGTCGGCGAGAAGGCCGCAGAGGCTCCGATCGAGCAGGCTCGCCCCGTCAAGACCGGTACCGCGCTGCCGGAGGTCGACAAGAGCGACAACGCTGACCAGTTCGTGGTCTTCGTCGGTAAGACCAGCGGCGGCGGTGGTGACAACGGGGCGGGCGGCAGTGCCGGCGGCAACGTGACAGGCGGAACCGGCGGTGCCGACAACACCGGCGAGCTTGCCGTCACCGGCATGCAGACCGCTCTGCTGGGCGGCGCGGGCATCGCCGTGGTCGCCGTGGGCGGGCTTCTGCTGCTCAGCGCACGCCGTCGCCGGATCGTCCTGGTGACGCCCGGAGACGAGACGTCGGCTCGCTGACGACCACCGTCGCGAAACACCACGCCGTGGGCGGGGGCCCCACCCCCGCTCACGGCGTTTTCGCGTACTGAGCCGGTCCACACGCGGGTGGCTGGGGACCGCACGCTGCGCACGCCCATGCTTTGACGTGCACCAGGGGAGAGGTGCCGAACGCCTAACATCGTGCGTGACGTGCGGAAACGTTCACCCCAACGTGCTGGGGGTCAAGGGGCCGCAGGTTCAAGTCCTGTCAGCCCGACAGTGTGTTCCGCAGTTCAGAAGGCTGGTACGGAGCTTGGGCCAGCCTTCTTCGTGTTCCTGGGGACCGGTGGCGCACCTTGACCGCTGGTCAAGGGTGCGGCGTCGCTGACGCCGCGGCGCTCGCGGGACTAGCTGTAGTGCTCGACGTGAGAGTGCCCTGCACTATGCGCGTTGGGCATCCGCATCCGCCATCGAGCATGCGTACCGACCGACAGAGAGCCGCCACGCTGAGGTGCTGGATGTCGCCGGACAGCGTGAAGCCGCCCCGGCCGAGGGTGGCCGGGGCGGCTTCGGGTCTCGAGGTTAGACGGCGGGGCTCGCGCCGCGCATCATGCCGTAGCCGGTGTTCACGGCCTGTGCGGAGCCGTCGCGTACGTATAGGAAGCTGGTGTTTGCCTGAAACACGATCCGGGAGCCGCGGATGGCGGGGCTGGTGCCGGCCATCATCCCGTAGCCGGTGTCCTGGGCCGCCCCGGTGCTGCTACGGGTCCAGAGCATGCCGGTGTTGGCCTGGAACGCCACCGTGAAGCCGGTGCCCGAGGCGCTGATCGCCGGGCTGGTGCCGGCCATCATGCCGTAGCGGGTGTCGGTTGCCCTGCCACTGCTGTCGATCACCCAGAGGAAGCCGGTATTGGCTTGGAACGCGATGGCGTAGCCGCCGTTGGACAGCTTGGTGATGGACGGGCTGGTGCCGGGCATCATGCCGTAGCCGGTGTTCACGATCGCGCCGTTGGAGTCGCGGGTGTAGAAGAAGGTGGTGTTGGCCTGCATGGCGATGCGCCAGCTGCTGGTGTTGCCGGCGATCGATGGGCTGGTGCCGCGCATCATGCCCAGTCGGGTGTCGAAGGTCGCGCCGGTGGCGGTGTTACGGGTCCACAGGAACCCGGTGTTGGCCTGGAAGGCGACCTGACCGCCGGAGATCGCCGGGCTGGTGCCGGCCATCATCCCGTAGCCGGTGTTGGTCATGACGCCACTGGCGCTGCGGGTGTAGAGGAAACTCGTGTTCGCTTGGAACGCGACCTGACCGTCGGAGGTCGCGGGGCTGGTGCCTGTCATCATTCCGTACTGGGTGTTGACGCTGCGGCCGGCCGAGTCACGGTGGTACAGGAAGCTGGTGTTGGCCTGGAATGCCACCGGCGCCGGGCTGGAATACGTCACGGACGTACTGGCGGGATAGCTGGCCCGCGGCACGGCCAGGTAGTCGGGGTCGCTTGGCGCGCCAGGCGACGGGAACCAATCGGTCCTGTCGTCGTCGTTGTCGGCGTACCAGATGTCCTGGCAGCGCACCTCCCCGTTGCGTCGCAAGCAGCCACGTACCGCCCGGTGCGCGCCGTCGATGCGGGGCGTGGACATCCAGCCATAAGCGCTACCTGCGAACGTCTCGCAGTAGTCCCATGTGCCGCCGATTCTGGCCACGTCGTCGTTGCTCGGCCAATTGTGGTCGGATCTGGGACCGCGCACCTCGAAGTTGGAGCGGTCGATGGACAGCACGTCGCCTGGCTTCAGCTCGGCATTGACGTACGCCGAGGCGTTGGCTGAGTCGCTCATCAGGGTCACTGGCGTGCCGTGCAGGATCGCGTAGTTGATCGGGCGGTCGGGCCCGAACCCGGACTTCTGCGTGTGGCAGTAGCTCGCTGCGTGCGCGGGATTCGGCAGCGCCACCTCGAGCATCGAGACAACGGATATCGCGGCAACGACGGCCGCTGCCGCCTTTCGCCGACCGTAGCGGCCGAAAATCATGTCTTCCCTCTCCGATAGGGTACGAACGGTCGGGCGTCGAACAGCATACGAGGACGTAAAACGCTTTCCGATATGCCGGACGTTACCGCGACACTGCAATGAATGGTGCGAGGCCTTTTGGCCGGGCGAGACCATAACACCTGTGTCGCCGCTGCCCAACACTCAGCGATTGCCGGAAAAGGCCATGGCTGAGTCTCCTCTCAGAAGGCTGCGAAGCCTAAGGATCACATCTGTCACATCCAGCATCACCTGTCACTGTGATGGCGCTTTCAACACGTCAGTGCAGCTCGGGCATGCTCTCCTCGTCCGTTAGGTCGAACCTTGCAACTCAACGGCCATAGGGCCATGTTTCTGTGGTTCATGGCGATGGTTCCTTGTTGCTTGACGATTTATGACGACAGCGGTGCAGGCGTTCCTTGCTGTCCAGGTGCACCCGCAATCGTCACTCTTCCCGCCGGGCCAATGGAAGCGTTACATCCACAACGGCTTTGCCGGCTTCGCCTGTGCTCTGATCCCTGACGACGAATGATCAACGGACCAATCCCAACGAGCAAGCCTGTGCGGGCGTTTCCTGGCCACGCCCTTGTCGAGCACGGTCTTGGAAACCGCCAGATAATCAGCCTGTCGGTCGGGCTGGCGAGAGCCGAGCTGGGGACCATATGGGACCACACGCTAAGCACGACAGCGCGCGAGGCCTGAACACTTGATATTTGAGTGAGCTTCAAATACAGCGCTTGACGTACAGAAACGCCAACATCACCGGGCTGGGGGTCATGGGTTCCAGGTGCCTTTGGAGCCGCCGATCGTGACGGTGACGGCGGCTCTGCCGACGAGGGTTGCGGTGTTGCCGTCCACGTTGATGGCGACGTTCTTCTCCTGGATGTCGTGGTAGGTGAAGTCGCCGGAGAGCGGCCACGATGGTGAGTGCGGCGATGGAGATGCCGGCTCGGCGGCTGCGTCCTGGTGTGGGCATCGTGGGCGTCGGCGCGGTCGAGTTCGGTGGTGGCGGGCCGTCGGCGCTGGTGGGGCTCATTGGCTGAGCCCGAGCCGGCCGGCGTTCATGGCGTCGATGACGCCGCCGTCGATGAGCAGGTCGCTGCCGGTGACGAAGCCGGCTTCCAGGAGTAGGCGGCGGCGGTGGCGACCTCGTCGGTGGTGCCGACCCGACCGGATGCCGAGTTCTTGATCATTGCTTGGTAGCCGGCGGCGCCGGGACCGGACATCTCCTCCTTGGCCAAGGGGGTGAGGATGATCCCGGGGCTGATCGAGTTGACCCGGGCGCCGCGTTCGCCCCAGGCGACGGCGGCGGCCTGCACGCGCAGGTGGTTGGCCCGCTTGGGCAGCGCGTACGCGGCACCGGAGTCGGTGACGGCGTCGGGGCCGAGGAATGGCAGTGCCATCAGAGCAGCGCGGTGCCGAGCGACCCACCGACCTGCTGCATGGCGTTGACCGCCGCCCCGGCGGCACCCGCGTCGGCCGGCTCGACACCGGCGGTCGCGGTGCCCATCGCCAGGCCGGTGACGCAGCCGAGCCCGAAGGACATCAGCAGGCGGACACCGAATCCCGCCTCGGCTTCCGCAGCCTTACGGACCTGCAGGAACCGGTCGAACGCGAGCATGCGGATCGGCAGGGACCGCACTCCTGTGATGTGCTCGAGATTGGCCGGAACCTTTTCGTAAATTTTGGGAAACGGAGTCGTCGCTGCCAGGTTAAATGTCCTCTGATGAAATCAGTGGTTGGCCTCAGGCATGCCGAAAGCATGGCCATCTCTTGGGAAACCCCTGGTCAGCAGGGGTCTGCGCGACGTATGGCAAACCCGGACGTGATGCAAGACATCTGAGGAAAAGATAAGAAACAGTAAAGGAATCACCTTTCGGTGATCTGAAGCACGATTCCTACCGTCCGGTAACTTCATCTGCCTAGTTTTGCGTCGATGCGTCCAGGACGTATTGCCTACACATCTGTCGGTGCCAATTCCGAGCGGCGTTTCCCGCCGCATCGAGTACGGAGGACAAGATGAGGAACCTGAACGACAGCGCACGCAGCTTTCGGCAGCGCGCCGAACAGCAGGGCTGGGACCTCCAGACCCTCGTCGCGGGTCAGCGTCCGGAGGTGCTGTTCATTTCGTGCTCGGACTCCCGGGTGATGCCGGCGCACATCACCCAGGCGACCCCGGGCGACCTTTTCGAGCTGCGCACCGCTGGCAACATCGTCCCGGTCTACGACGGCAGACAGCGGTCCGGCGAGGCAGCGACCATCGAGTACGCGGTGAGCGTGCTGGAGGTGTCGCAGATCGTCGTCTGCGGCCATTCCCACTGCGGTGCGGTGGCGGCCCTCGTGGACGGCGACGACCTCGTCCACCTTCCCTCGTTGCACCGCTGGCTGGCGCAACACCGGGACGTCGTCGCCTCGGTCGGGTCGTCGCTGACCGGCGAGCCGGGCCTCGTGGTCGTCGGGCAGCACCACGCCGTCACCCAGATGGAACGGCTCCGGCGCTATCCCGAGGTTCGCGACCGGGTCCGGGACGGCAGCCTCACGCTGACCGCCTGGTTCTACGACCTCGCCACCGGCCGGGTTCAGGCCTGGGCTGGCGACCGGTTCCAGACCCTGTAGGCGGGATAGGCATGACTCAGGACAACCCGCAGTTCCGGCAGGCCGTCGTGGACCGTACACCGGGCATTGGCCTCGGCGTGGGTCGGGGCGGCGACCCCAGTCACTCCGACCATCGCGGGTACGCCGCCCCGGATCGTTCGACCGCCCGCTTCCCGGGACGGCACCGGCCGCGCGACCGCCGTACCCCCGTGACCGTGGGGACGGTCGTGCAGGACTTCCTCGCCTCGATCGTCGTGTTTCTCGTCGCCCTGCCGCTTTGCATCGGAGTCGCCGTGGCCTCGGGTGTGAGTCCCGAGGTGGGCGTCATCACCGGCATCGTCGGCGGGATCGTCGCCGGGATGCTGCCCGGTAGCAGCCTTCAGGTGTCCGGACCCGCAGCGGGACTGACGGTGCTGGTGTTCGGCGCCGTGCAGGAATACGGGGTGGGGGCGCTCGGCGCCATCGTGCTCGGCGCCGGGATCGTCCAGATAGTCATGGGGATCTGCCGCATCGGCCGGTGGTTCCAGGCGATCACCCTCTCCGTAGTGCAGGGCATGCTCGCGGGCATCGGACTGCTCATCCTGGTAGGCCAGCTGTATCCGCTCGCCGACCGTAAGGCGCCGGGCCAAGCGCTGGCCAACCTCGCCGGCATCCCGGAACTGGTCAGCACCGTCGCCGGCGACCGGCGCTATGCCACCGCGGCAGTGCTCGGCATCGCCGGACTACTGATCATCGTCTGCTGGAAGTACACGCCGAAGTTCCTCCGGAAGGTGCCGGGGCCGCTCGCCGCGGTCGTCGTGGTCGCCTCGCTCGTTGCCGTGTTCGACCTGCCGGTCAACAAGCTCACCGTCGGCTCGCTGCTGGACGCTGTCTCGCTGCCGACCGCGGGAATATTCACCGACCTGGCCGACCCCGGCCTGGTCGGTATGATCTTCGCCTTCGCGCTGATCGCCTCGGCGGAGAGTCTGTTCAGCGCCTCAGCGGTGGACCGGATGCACACCGGCCCGCGTACGAACTACAACGTGGAGCTGGTCGCCCAGGGCGCCGGCAACGCGGCCTCCGGTCTGCTCGGCGCGCTACCGATGACCGCGGTCATCGTGCGCAGCGCCGCCAACGTCCACGCCGGCGCCCGGACCAAGCTCTCCCGGATTCTGCACGGGGTCTGGATGCTTCTCTTCGTCCTGGCCGCGCCCGGGCTTCTTTCGCTGATCCCGATCACAGTGTTGGCCGCCATCCTGGTGCACAGCGGGTGGAAGCTGCTGAACCCGATGCAGTTCCGCGCGATGCGGCGGCAGAACGTCGGCGAGGCAGTGATCGCGTATCTCACCACGGCCGCGATCATCGCCACTGACCTGCTCGAAGGTGTCGTCATCGGCATGGTCGCCACCATGGTCAAGCTGGCATGGAGTATGTCGCACATGTCGATGAGTGTGGACCGGCAGGAGGAGTGGACGGTGCTCCGCCTCACCGGCAGCGCCACGTTCCTTCGACTGCCGAACCTGCTGG is a genomic window containing:
- a CDS encoding SDR family oxidoreductase, giving the protein MALPFLGPDAVTDSGAAYALPKRANHLRVQAAAVAWGERGARVNSISPGIILTPLAKEEMSGPGAAGYQAMIKNSASGRVGTTDEVATAAAYSWKPASSPAATCSSTAASSTP
- a CDS encoding carbonic anhydrase is translated as MRNLNDSARSFRQRAEQQGWDLQTLVAGQRPEVLFISCSDSRVMPAHITQATPGDLFELRTAGNIVPVYDGRQRSGEAATIEYAVSVLEVSQIVVCGHSHCGAVAALVDGDDLVHLPSLHRWLAQHRDVVASVGSSLTGEPGLVVVGQHHAVTQMERLRRYPEVRDRVRDGSLTLTAWFYDLATGRVQAWAGDRFQTL
- a CDS encoding SulP family inorganic anion transporter yields the protein MTQDNPQFRQAVVDRTPGIGLGVGRGGDPSHSDHRGYAAPDRSTARFPGRHRPRDRRTPVTVGTVVQDFLASIVVFLVALPLCIGVAVASGVSPEVGVITGIVGGIVAGMLPGSSLQVSGPAAGLTVLVFGAVQEYGVGALGAIVLGAGIVQIVMGICRIGRWFQAITLSVVQGMLAGIGLLILVGQLYPLADRKAPGQALANLAGIPELVSTVAGDRRYATAAVLGIAGLLIIVCWKYTPKFLRKVPGPLAAVVVVASLVAVFDLPVNKLTVGSLLDAVSLPTAGIFTDLADPGLVGMIFAFALIASAESLFSASAVDRMHTGPRTNYNVELVAQGAGNAASGLLGALPMTAVIVRSAANVHAGARTKLSRILHGVWMLLFVLAAPGLLSLIPITVLAAILVHSGWKLLNPMQFRAMRRQNVGEAVIAYLTTAAIIATDLLEGVVIGMVATMVKLAWSMSHMSMSVDRQEEWTVLRLTGSATFLRLPNLLEKLESLSGSHVHVDLSRVFHLDIAARSAIETWAGRCRTEGTAVRVTLPHGADPDFAPLDAH